The window attccaaagAATTTATTGAATAGATCTAATTTCTAATAGCTTAGAGAGCTTTTACAACACCCATATCACATTCTCTTATAACTCTATTAAAGTTCAACAATATACATAAGATCTATCATATTttcaacaaaacaaattttaacacTTTGGGAATGGTTAAGTATGTGTTaactatacataatatttaattgaattttctcAGCCCTGGTTCATACTGAATAGTAATTGACAGGGTGATTAATAGGCTTTTGTCAGTCTTCATTTGGACTAGAATTCTTAATAGCAGGAGCACATATAGTAGGTCCATAATAAATGAGTTCAGGTATTTGTCCTCCTTGCACTCCAGTACCATTAGTACTCTCAGAAGAACagtgaaactggaatgtcactGTGCCCATATACACCTCACTCAAGCCTTCTTGTCCAAAATAGCTTAATTCACTCCCATCTAGTATTGCTGATGCAGTGTAGAAATATTCAGGTTCAATTTGAATGGGGTTTTCAAAGTATACATGAAAAGTGTTGCTTGAACCATCAGAGAAGAACTTTGTATTATTCTCTGCTAGAACTCTTCCGAGgcgttttaattcaattttaacaTTATAATCAGCTGCACCATTTGAAGATCCATAAAGTCCGAATCCAACAACAAATATTCTTTTATCTACACAGAACTGTATAGAGTCACATCGTCCTCTGTACCTCCACTGATTACTCCTGTAGGCACATGATTGAAATCTGTGGCAAATCtgcaaagaaataaatattaacttcACAGCCATTAAATAATTGAAGTAAAGTGAATTTTGACATATATTTACCTGAGCTTTCAATCCAGCTCTGGATTTAATGGGATAAGATAGCATTGGTTTACTGCATGCAGTAAAATGCAAGAATATATCTATGGTTTCTTGCGGGGTTAGTATTCCAAGTTGAGCAGCACTGTTTGCAAATTCTTCTAAAGACATTGTGGGAAATCTGATCAAGTATATGGCATTTCCAAGCATCGCTCTTTTGTTAATTGGTGAAGGATCTATATCTCTACGCATACATTCAGCATGTGCCCATGCTAATGCTGACTCAAATAAGTTAATTTCTTTACAGTTCAGAGTTTCccttgctaacactgactccaATGTCGACATATCAATGTCCACAAACCCTTCTGACGTCAAAGCCATTTCAGCCTGGAATAAAATGGCTATATTACTTATGGTGTAGGAAAAAAACTGCAATacaatttgtaatatttattttatttattaaaaaaaataagtaacatAACATTGATATAACAATAGTTACAGTACATCACTTTAGTTAATTAATATCAAATTGTATTGCAGCTAATATAGCTTGATAATAAATTTACCTAAGACtagaaatacataaaaatgaggATAGGAATGTTACATCACAGCAAAAATTAACACTGAAATCAAAAcctaaaaagtttaaaattattcttgGCACAAATGTGGTTAAGAGATTCATTGAGTGTATTTTATGTTCAATTACAGttatagttataatattttagataTATTCTCAATACTGTTGTAACTTTCTGGACTGGATAAGTTTTGGCTTGAAGATTCTGATAGTTCCATAAGCATACTACTGTAGGATGATGAAGGTTCTAGACAAATGGTTGCCAGGTTTTCACTTGATTCACATACCTGGGCATCTATGACCTCCCAGCATCTCTGCATTAGTTCAGGCTCCTCAAAAAGTCGAGACTGACTTAAAAGAAGGCATGCATTTTTTGCTGTGAGACTAGTTTCCAAATAATTGACACATGCCTTAGCCAGATGaggtacaatatattttttggctACATAGAGAGTTGATAATACAGTATCTGCCTCCAGTTGGATTTCATCACAGTAAATATacctgaaaattataaaatgaaattaaaaacgatCAAAACATAgtatatattttaacaaaaatgaaaacaaacttaaaaaaattaataggaGAACATTTTGAATGTAGTTGAATGTTAAGCataactcaaaaactactcAGATCTTAATAAAGTTTGAATGggacgttaaaaaaaaatgaatcattTTGATGAGCAGTTCACCTAGAGTAAGCTGTGAGGTAATAAAGAAAATGGTAGAAAATTGTTGACATATTTCTTTTTTGAAGTAAGTTCAAAATAAACTGTTAAAAGACAAATCCTCTTACTTTAGTAAAGCAAGGAACGCAGATGGCTCTACATCTGGAACCTCAATTTCTTGTTTACATTCTGCCAAACCTCCATAAAACATAGCATAGAAGACTGAACTTGCAGTTGCTAACACATATTTGTGTGCTGGTATAATCTTTGTGTGTCCTGTAATGTTAATTAGCAAAAATTACTCGCTTTTACCTATctcactaattttattttattgataataaattCTATCGTAAATTGTATTACATAACTTCACTTCGATCTTATTTGTACTCACAAAAAAGCTTTTGAAAtgttaattatgaaaaaaaaaagattaacctGGGGCTCCGACAATAAAAGTAATATCAGACATTAGCTGGTTATTGAACATAGCAGCGTTTCTCTCTCGAACTGTAGGCTTTGTCGCTTGCCAGTTGGGATCCAGGGTGGCGGTACCAGGAGGTGCTGGCGAACTCGCTGGCGACGTGGTCGCACTTGATGACCCACAAGGTGAGGGAGGCCCGCTATAGCACTGAGACACCTGTGTACCAGTCTCTCGCTGTGATACAGTGTGTGGTGGAGACAGGGAAAGCCCGCCAccattgttaatattttctgCTGTAACAGGATTTGCAAACCTTTAGTGGTGGGTTCCGATGTTAATGAACTGAATTAATTcaatgctatttaaaaattatattgtggCGGATAATGATATAGAactttgtattataattttattgttacacATGATAGCATCTGGATAATGCGGagcaaataaaactatttttgttcaAAATCAATACTACCTATCTTACCATTCATCCAAGTATTGGTTTGCGCTACAGACATGCTATCCCTACTGTCTTGCAATCTTTTTTGAGGTTTCGAAACAATTCTAGAACACAAGTTCGACATTGTGAACGTGAGTcccgtttaattttataataataaacaacaaattCCAAACATTAGATACGCGATTTACTCAGACTTTGACATCAAGTCGTCGGCCATTTTGCTTTGTTTTTGGTTACTTGCTTACGGCTCATGATTACTGGGCTTTTTAGCTTAATTCAGTTGTAATAACCTTTTTTGCTAAATTATTTAGTTATAACTATAGAATTTACTCAGTATACAATTGACATTTAGTGAAAAACTGGGGACCTTCCATTTCCCTAAAGTAGTACCTCAAGTAGTTTCTCAAACACTAAATGTCTAAAAATactccatttttatttttattattcagtgTAATAATGGTttcaattagaaaaaatattttatcttcaCGTTCTAAATTGGCGGTTTTAATACAAGCAAGCAAGATAGTCCTCCTTACTTCTTCATAGTGTTTAAATGATGTTATAGGTGTAGTACTAAACCGGTCACTCAGATGGTAATGAGAGCCAACCAATATTACAGTACACGGGCAAAACATTAACAGGTAAATTACCCTGCACGTGGGGTCGCTGTCGCTGTCTTTGTCCCCGTTGCGCTGGTTCCTGACAATTATATTCAGCGAAACGCCCGTCTTCGTCGATTAAACTTTCAAAAAAATCCACGCCGCTGTTCATTGAGGATCGGACTTGTAAATGACACGCATACCAAAGAAAACTGAAAagataaatgaataaattaaaatgtaaattccgACATAGTAAGGGTTATCGCCTCGAGTATTGAGAAACAATAGCGAACTATTTGGGTGCTAAATTGTGTcaaaattgtataaataaattaaaagagttCTGTCGTTGTGCGCGTATTACGCAAAGCTGGATAGATTTCGATCAAACATTTTAGTGCTACTTCTTAATAACAACGagttcttattttaaaaaaagactacgatgtcaaaatttttattaacgggcattaatattattttggaaCTGTGCGCGCTTACGGTACTACTCGATAGATGGCGTTTGTTTTCCAAATTCCGCTATGGTTAAATTAGGTACATTcaaatacacacatacataaatatatttatttttactggcGTAGACCCGACTTCGCCAAAATTGATACTACTTTTTCTCCAAGGTGCATTTTTATCTAAGATTTTTGTATTCATGAATTTAAGTCTTGTTTACTGCGTAGTCTATTaggggtgttttttttttcatttaatttttatttctttttaacaGGGAGAAGTCTTCGGACTAGTAACCGCGTAAGGTCATAAAATATCCTTAAATATCCTTTTATCAATCggtttaatgtaattttcaccAAATTTAAGAAgaagaatgaatgaatgaatgatgaatgatttatttcatttcagacaacattaagtccatatgtgtacatagtatcttTGAAACgcactcaaaattaacaaaaccaatcaaataaaaaagatacatttattaaaagtaattatcagttcaatacatttcaaatatgccattcaactgatacttacttcgaaccaaccattactattattattatttttttattttttattgcctagatgtgtggacgagctcacagcccacccggtgttaagtggttactggaacccatagacatctacaacgtaaatgcgccacacaccttgagatagaagttttaaggtctcagtatggttacaacggctgccccacccttcaaaccgcaacgcattactgcttcacggcagaaataggcggggcggtggtacctaccggtgcggactcacaagaggtcataccaccagtaattacgcaaattataattttgcgggttttgatttttattatacgatgttattccttcaccgtggaagtcaatcgtgaacaattgttaagtacgtatttcatttgaaaaattggtactcgcctgcgggattcgaacaccgttgcatcgctacgaatacaccggacgtcttatcctttaggccacgacgacttattatttagtccgcaagtgaaccatggtacaatggttcaagtaccgacagtcataatCATAGAAGAGGGATCGACGGTAGTACAATAATTGCATTGCTTGCGTAataatcgtgtttttttttgtttttgcccGCTTTGACAAAGAAGGACGCCTATGTTCGATTGTATtaatttgctgttttttttttatgaatgagggattagtcgtggcccagaggcctttccagtttcacacggacaggtgggtgagcaagggCTTAGCCAGAAGGGgttgaatttgctaacaactacccgagcgcctagggagacctaacaacaccTTAAAagtagctgcttcacgaatgaatctactaccggatcgaaatcgcagaagctcagcaggctgatgcatACTGTCGAAAACTGCCGAGTTTGACGAGGAAGGTTATCGGGGTCCCTAAGTCTGATCGTAGCGTtggagctgaagacgtctaatgcaagagttggatctgatggatccgtaagggcgtgtctagggcgtcgataTATTGAACGATCAGTTCGTTCATttggtattaagttgttataCCTTTTCTTTTTCCTTCTTGTTAGCCGTCTTGACCAGTCTTGAAAAGTCACATTGTCAAATCTCCGTCTGAGTCTACGTCTTTTAGTCATTGTAGGTCGTAtatcctgtcaaagaggttgcacgccacgaaaTTTAACTTTACCGATATCATGtcatttatgtttaattagaaaattcttatttttttaagggttttATGTCAAAATGGTCCCATTCTTAAaattcaagtcgtcgtggcctaaaggataagacgtccggtgcattcgtatcgagcgatgcaccggtgttcgaatcccgcaggcgggtaccaatttttttatgaaatacgtacttaacaaatgttcacgattgacttccacggtgaaggaataacatcgtgtaataaaaatcaaacccgcaaaataataatttgcgtaattactggtggtaggacctcttgtgagtccgcacgggtaggtaccaccgccccgcctatttctgccgtgaagcagtaatgcgtttcggtttgaagggtggggcagccgttgtgacaatactgagaccttagaactatatctcaaagtgtgtggcgcatttacgttgtagatgtctatgggctccagtaaccacttaacaccaggtgggctgtgagctcgtccacacacctaagcaataaaaaaataaaaaaattcattgaaCTCGGTTTAGAACTGttgtatattaaaaatgtaaaaatataggtatatttaatattaaaatcctaAGATTCCTGTTCTTGTTCATGTTTAAGCGTTCGCGCTTCGTTTATcggattattataattttacgccgccggtaactacattaccgatcctgcggacagaatggaaagcagtcgacgtcgcccaaaacacgtcatctcggatcctcccgatccactaacggtgcttttaggtacttcaagcaccggtcaccgttctcgtcgaacccgtcgcttgcgaagaagggctcgacgagtaaattaactatcagacacagcccactgagtttctcgccggatcttctcagtgggtcgcgtttccgatccggtggtagattctgcgaagcacggctcttgctagggttcgtgttagcaacgtcatcaggtttgagccccgtgagctcacctacaaacgttagggttacgctgaaatagcccctaaggctatcagcttaggtaggaaaattattaataataataataataattttacgaatattgtagcGGTCTCAATTAAGTTTTCTTCTAGTTGTATGACGTTTATCAGCGTGGAATACCAGTACCGTGGCGCGCACTACATATGCATACTAATAAGTTTAAATAATGGATAATACTCCCAGTGTGTTCGTATCGAGTGACTATGTcgataattattgtaatatcgTAATTAATCCctagaaattataatttgcgtaattactatatAATTTAGACATAGGTCTCTTGTCGCAAGATACGTGGCGGTATGTACGTTGACATATCTTTAAGCTCCAGTAAACACTAAATATCGGGTAGGTCTTTAGTTCGTCTAtatatattcgcaaaaaaaACTGAATCACTAACCAATCCTGGAAACCCACGTTTAATTAATGTGAGCTAATAGTTAGTATGCAGAACGTAAAAACCTTGTTATGTAACTGTTTTAATACAAATAGAAAGTGCAGAATTAATGTATTGAATTCTTTAATATTCATATCTACTATGTGTATTAGAATAGATCGCgtattttttggattttttttattgaatcttAATAATACCATATATACTAAATAGCAACAACCCACCTAAATTGTACATAACATCaatgatttatatatttagttattttttatttatttttatattatagttagttagaaaaaaatatattattaatttatcccCGCTGTTACAAGGTTACGTTGTTGAATTTTGACGAATTGTCAGATGTTACCTATTAAAATTACCTCacgttaatatataatattttaactcgCATAGTGGCATGACGTATTGTGAGACCGCGTTGGAATAAATATTGACTGGAATAATTATCGTTGGAATAATTATGTACTGCCTTTAGTATTTATGCACTTCATTTCGAATAATAGAAGCggtgttataataaaaataatgcgcACACAACCTTACATTTTAAGTGGGGATACCAACATTCTTGCACCTGTGTTCCGTTAAACATTAAATACCAGTTGGTCTGTAAACGCGGCTCGGTATTCAAATGCGGAATTATTAATACGAAGCGGGAGCTCATTGTATTTGGTCTTATCTCTGGGCTTCGTCTTTCTGGGCAGataaagtatttataaatacaACACAAAAcgtttcgtcaaaatcggttcagatGCTGTTTTCGGTACGCGTACATCATCGGTGATAATCCTAATCTCACAAATCCTTTGAACCTATACAAAGTCACTTTGGTTTTCGTTGTTTTGTACCTGTTCCATGGCGTGGTTTCGGAGGATTTATCTGAAATGATCCTCATCATCAAT of the Bombyx mori chromosome 25, ASM3026992v2 genome contains:
- the LOC692861 gene encoding BTB/POZ domain containing protein isoform X1 — encoded protein: MKGRPDCVPSKLPVVLGKILLHWLFTKADVVFFIYRFLWYACHLQVRSSMNSGVDFFESLIDEDGRFAEYNCQEPAQRGQRQRQRPHVQAENINNGGGLSLSPPHTVSQRETGTQVSQCYSGPPSPCGSSSATTSPASSPAPPGTATLDPNWQATKPTVRERNAAMFNNQLMSDITFIVGAPGHTKIIPAHKYVLATASSVFYAMFYGGLAECKQEIEVPDVEPSAFLALLKYIYCDEIQLEADTVLSTLYVAKKYIVPHLAKACVNYLETSLTAKNACLLLSQSRLFEEPELMQRCWEVIDAQAEMALTSEGFVDIDMSTLESVLARETLNCKEINLFESALAWAHAECMRRDIDPSPINKRAMLGNAIYLIRFPTMSLEEFANSAAQLGILTPQETIDIFLHFTACSKPMLSYPIKSRAGLKAQVNICQNSLYFNYLMAVKLIFISLQICHRFQSCAYRSNQWRYRGRCDSIQFCVDKRIFVVGFGLYGSSNGAADYNVKIELKRLGRVLAENNTKFFSDGSSNTFHVYFENPIQIEPEYFYTASAILDGSELSYFGQEGLSEVYMGTVTFQFHCSSESTNGTGVQGGQIPELIYYGPTICAPAIKNSSPNED